ACGTTCATGTGGCCGGGCATGCGGCCGGCGACCGGGTGGATGGCGTATTTCACCTCGACGCCATTGGCCTTGAGCTTGTCGGCCATTTCGCGCAGCGCGTGCTGCGCCTGGGCGACGGCCATGCCGTAGCCGGGCACGATGATGACCTTCTGCGCGTTCATCATCAGGTAAGCGGCGTCGTCGGCCGAGCCCTGCTTGACGGTACGCTCGATGCCATCATCGGCAGCGGCCGCCGTCTCGCCGCCGAAGCCGCCGAGGATGACCGAGATGAAGCTCCGGTTCATGCCCTTGCACATGATGTAGGACAGGATCGCGCCGGACGAGCCGACCAGCGCGCCGGTGATGATCAGCGCAAGGTTGCCGAGGGTGAAGCCAAGCGCCGCCGCCGCCCAACCGGAATAGGAGTTCAGCATCGACACAACGACCGGCATGTCGGCGCCGCCGATCGGGATGATCAACAGCACGCCGAGCACCAGCGAGGCAGCGACGATCAGCCAGAAGACCAGCTTCGATTCGGTGGTGACCAGCAGCACAATCAGCACCACCAGCGCGACACCGAGCGCGATGTTGATGAGGTGACGGCCACCGATCATGATCGGCTTGCCCGACATGCGGCCGTCGAGCTTGAGGAAGGCGATGACCGAGCCGGTGAAGGTGATGGCGCCGATGGCGACGCCGAGGCTCATCTCAATCAGCGCCTGGGCATGGATGTCGGCGACCGTGCCGATGCCGAAGCTTTCCGGCGCGTAGATGGCGGCGGACGCCACCATCACGGCGGCGAAGCCGACGAGCGAATGGAAGGCGGCGACCAGCTGCGGCATCGAGGTCATGGCGATGCGGCGCGCGGTGACCGCACCGACGCCACCGCCGATGGCGAGCCCCAGCACGATCAGGCCGAAGCCGCCGGCCGACGGCACCGCCAGCGCCAGCGTCGTGGCGATGGCGATGCCCATGCCGATCATGCCGTAGAGGTTGCCCTGGCGGCTGGTGGTCGGGTGCGACAGGCCGCGCAGCGCCAGGATGAACAGGATGCCCGAGACAAGATAAAGGAACGAAGCGAAGTTGGCGTTCACGTCACTTGTCCTTCTTCTTGTACATGGCGAGCATGCGCTGGGTGACCAGGAAGCCGCCGAAGATGTTGACGGAAACCAGCATCAGCGCGACGAAGCCAAAGCCGGTGGCAAGGCCAGAGGCCGAGATGCCGACGGCAAGCAGCGCACCGACGACGATCACCGACGAGATGGCGTTGGTGACGGCCATCAGCGGCGTATGCAGCGCCGGCGTCACCGACCAGACGACGTAATAGCCGACGAAGATCGCCAGCACGAAGATGGCGAAACGGAAGACGAAGGGATCGATGGCGCCGCCCGAAAGCGCGTGCGCGGCGTTGCCCGCGGCCTCGGCGCCGGCAGGCGCGTTGGCAAGGTCCTGCACCGCCAGCCGCACGGCGGCGGTCGCCTGGTCGAGTTGGTCGAGGGCTTTCTGCAAGGCGTCCATCACGCGGTCCCCTTAGGCTTAGCTGCGGCCTTCTTCTTCGCCGCCGGCTTCGCGTCGGCGGCTTCGGCAACCATGGTCGTCGCCGGAACGGCCGCCGGCTCGGTGCGCGGCTCCTCCGCGGCCCTGGCAAAGTTCGGATGCACGACCCGACCGCCGTCGGTCAGCATCGTCGCCTTGACCAGTTCGTCGTCGCGCTTGATGGCGAGCGTCTTGGTCGTCTTGTCGACCATCGTCTCGAGGAAGGCGTAAAGGTTCTTGGCGTAGAGCAGCGAGGCCGAGGCCGCGACACGGCCCGGCACGTTGAGATGGCCGACGATCTTGACGCCGTTATCGGTCGTCACGACCTTGCCGGGAACCGCGCCCTCGACATTGCCGCCGCGCTCCACCGCGAGGTCGACGATCACCGAGCCCGGCTTCATCGAGGCGACCATGGCCGCCGAGACCAGCTTTGGCGCCGGCCGTCCCGGGATCAGCGCCGTGGTGATGACG
This region of Mesorhizobium sp. M2A.F.Ca.ET.046.03.2.1 genomic DNA includes:
- a CDS encoding proton-translocating transhydrogenase family protein, yielding MDALQKALDQLDQATAAVRLAVQDLANAPAGAEAAGNAAHALSGGAIDPFVFRFAIFVLAIFVGYYVVWSVTPALHTPLMAVTNAISSVIVVGALLAVGISASGLATGFGFVALMLVSVNIFGGFLVTQRMLAMYKKKDK
- a CDS encoding NAD(P)(+) transhydrogenase (Re/Si-specific) subunit beta: MNANFASFLYLVSGILFILALRGLSHPTTSRQGNLYGMIGMGIAIATTLALAVPSAGGFGLIVLGLAIGGGVGAVTARRIAMTSMPQLVAAFHSLVGFAAVMVASAAIYAPESFGIGTVADIHAQALIEMSLGVAIGAITFTGSVIAFLKLDGRMSGKPIMIGGRHLINIALGVALVVLIVLLVTTESKLVFWLIVAASLVLGVLLIIPIGGADMPVVVSMLNSYSGWAAAALGFTLGNLALIITGALVGSSGAILSYIMCKGMNRSFISVILGGFGGETAAAADDGIERTVKQGSADDAAYLMMNAQKVIIVPGYGMAVAQAQHALREMADKLKANGVEVKYAIHPVAGRMPGHMNVLLAEANVPYDEVFELDDINSEFAQADVAYVIGANDVTNPSARDDKSSPIYGMPILDVDKARTCLFVKRSLGSGYAGIDNTLFYKDGTMMLLGDAKKMTEEIVKAMDH